One segment of Ignavibacteria bacterium DNA contains the following:
- a CDS encoding RNA polymerase sigma factor: MRGRSNHTGKPLPPEELTLVVAAFRQGDRAAFRTIYDLYQSAVYRFCRHMLDDEAAAKDAFQDTFIRFYEHREELRGDNVRSWLFVIARRTCLNMIRSRRKTHEAFDEGAHAWKEDADVDIALREQIERAMKVLPHALREAMILREYEGHSYQEIADICSIDISLAKVRVHRARLMMRKLLAAVVLHEK, translated from the coding sequence ATGCGCGGACGCAGCAACCATACCGGCAAACCACTACCTCCAGAGGAACTCACTCTGGTGGTAGCTGCATTCCGGCAAGGTGACAGAGCAGCATTCCGCACGATCTACGATCTCTATCAGAGCGCCGTGTACCGCTTCTGCAGGCACATGCTGGATGATGAGGCCGCGGCCAAAGATGCCTTCCAAGACACCTTCATTCGCTTCTATGAGCATCGCGAGGAACTCCGCGGAGACAATGTCCGCTCCTGGCTCTTTGTGATCGCCCGCAGAACTTGTCTGAACATGATCCGGTCCAGGCGTAAGACCCATGAAGCTTTTGATGAGGGGGCTCATGCTTGGAAGGAAGACGCCGACGTAGATATAGCCCTTCGTGAACAGATCGAACGTGCGATGAAGGTCCTTCCGCACGCTCTGCGTGAGGCTATGATCCTGCGAGAGTATGAAGGGCACTCCTATCAGGAGATCGCAGACATCTGTTCGATCGACATTTCGCTGGCCAAGGTGCGCGTGCATCGCGCCCGACTCATGATGCGCAAACTTCTCGCAGCAGTTGTGCTGCACGAAAAATGA
- a CDS encoding TonB-dependent receptor, which produces MVHRYLLVAILLIAASAASWAGITGILTGKVLDKDGKPVPGATVRVLETTRGGITKINGSFAIVNINAGTWDVRVTAVGYDTAVKRISIIADQTLTVNFELSVGGVKMKTIDVSADREMIRSTDIGTSRTIKGSDMTKVARDNIASALSLNAGIRASGNNFIVRGSRTTETQVLVDGLTVTDQFTGGLGTSGATNSAAMPSPFATEEVQAQTGGFGAEYGNATGAIVNTVVRTGKTDRFEGLVRWRKDVPFLFGTAGNGVDAGYPLEDLVDVTLGGPLGFNRSTFFIAVRNTYQNHRNFGLQVMDPIGNNIGMRPNERTWARNITGRLRFQLDNDIALLVGGMYGLGNYERSSWGWLYANDQGVVTNNSGDPISGASPNGVPTRTAKQVAVQEYSSNAFAQLNHTLGQNTVYEIRGSFNGKTTENAKRKTFDAPGIFSGFDVYYPEDNLGANDTSYIQGEANKILDAYDYLRETVYTEDGYVKIETTKRNPITGYVEGPPDFQSTANPYGLISYFAARGNETGVDFRKATFFQIDGNITHNAEFGETRHVLKAGVEFRSLNLQRHLNASPWDGAPFYDVYGDLYGGNLYFDTKLNDPAALNAKAESEKPYTPTTAAVFVQDQIMFKGLVFTPGLRVDYLNADALYRTSFDQFYPFGSPTGFAEVKPKFYFSPRISITYPLTERQNFQLSYGIYYQAPPWSDFYDSFNAFQLRGSQSLGNPNMEMQRTNQYQVAYNQQLTDDLAVTITGYYKDIYNQSGLAYVRVAPTPFYQQVLADYGNARGVELTFQKRLTDNWQFNINYTLSSATGTANNSATTVALDPYTGNPAFPVTDFPLSFDLRNRVNGQLGFSWGNDEGPSIGGITFLEYFTMNVSGSWQTGLPYTPVDARGQAAGQINSARFPATWNTELRITRTIPLGDVLGGNSAIDLTLDVTNLLNFTGAVSYYTATGSPDYNGTTLNRQPSDFPQVTYYRDADPVNKASLAPSQYDRIGKRLYQPLVDFNNDGRVTNEETYRGYQEYVADVVAQRGNYQFPRTAYFAVAFRF; this is translated from the coding sequence ATGGTACATCGGTACCTTCTCGTCGCGATCCTTCTCATTGCCGCCAGCGCGGCGTCTTGGGCCGGGATCACCGGTATTCTCACCGGCAAGGTCTTGGATAAAGACGGCAAGCCGGTTCCAGGCGCAACGGTCCGTGTTCTTGAGACCACTCGCGGTGGTATCACGAAGATCAACGGTTCGTTTGCGATCGTCAACATCAACGCTGGTACATGGGATGTCCGTGTTACAGCCGTTGGTTATGACACTGCCGTAAAGAGGATCTCGATCATTGCCGATCAGACGCTCACCGTGAATTTCGAACTCTCGGTTGGTGGTGTAAAGATGAAGACGATCGACGTCTCGGCAGACCGAGAAATGATCCGTAGTACGGACATTGGTACATCACGTACCATTAAGGGCTCCGACATGACGAAGGTGGCTCGCGATAACATCGCCTCAGCCTTGTCACTTAACGCCGGCATCCGTGCGTCCGGTAACAACTTCATTGTTCGTGGTTCACGTACGACAGAGACCCAGGTGCTTGTTGATGGCCTTACCGTAACGGACCAGTTTACTGGGGGCCTCGGTACCTCCGGAGCGACCAATTCCGCGGCAATGCCGAGCCCATTTGCAACAGAAGAAGTGCAAGCTCAAACCGGTGGTTTCGGTGCTGAATACGGAAATGCTACAGGCGCTATTGTCAATACCGTTGTTAGAACAGGAAAAACAGACAGGTTCGAAGGTCTTGTTCGCTGGCGGAAGGATGTTCCGTTCCTCTTTGGTACAGCAGGTAATGGAGTTGACGCAGGGTATCCGCTCGAAGATTTAGTGGACGTTACGTTGGGTGGTCCGCTTGGCTTCAACCGTTCCACCTTTTTCATTGCAGTGCGCAATACCTATCAGAATCACCGCAACTTCGGACTCCAGGTTATGGACCCGATCGGCAACAACATCGGCATGCGGCCAAACGAGCGCACATGGGCACGTAATATCACTGGTCGTTTGCGTTTCCAGCTTGACAATGACATTGCCCTTCTTGTTGGTGGTATGTATGGCCTAGGAAACTATGAGCGCAGTAGCTGGGGTTGGCTATACGCCAATGACCAAGGTGTTGTGACGAACAATTCAGGAGATCCCATTTCTGGGGCTTCGCCGAACGGCGTTCCAACTCGAACAGCAAAGCAGGTAGCAGTGCAAGAGTATAGTTCGAATGCTTTCGCACAATTGAATCATACACTCGGTCAAAATACCGTGTATGAAATCCGTGGTTCCTTCAACGGAAAAACAACCGAGAACGCAAAACGTAAGACGTTTGATGCACCCGGTATCTTCAGTGGATTTGATGTCTACTACCCGGAAGACAACCTCGGTGCTAATGATACCTCATACATTCAAGGAGAGGCTAATAAGATCCTTGATGCCTACGATTACTTGCGGGAGACTGTGTATACTGAGGATGGCTACGTAAAGATCGAAACGACGAAGCGTAATCCGATCACCGGGTATGTGGAGGGCCCACCGGATTTCCAGTCCACAGCAAATCCTTATGGTCTGATTAGCTATTTCGCTGCTCGTGGCAATGAAACGGGTGTTGACTTCCGTAAAGCAACGTTCTTCCAAATCGATGGTAACATCACACACAATGCGGAATTTGGTGAAACAAGGCATGTGCTTAAGGCAGGTGTCGAGTTCCGTTCACTGAATCTGCAGCGTCACCTCAACGCTTCACCTTGGGATGGTGCACCGTTCTATGACGTCTATGGCGACCTCTACGGAGGTAATCTATACTTCGATACAAAGTTGAATGACCCAGCGGCCTTAAACGCTAAGGCAGAGTCAGAGAAGCCATACACCCCAACAACTGCGGCTGTTTTCGTACAAGATCAGATCATGTTCAAGGGGCTTGTGTTCACTCCAGGTCTCCGTGTAGACTACTTGAACGCAGATGCGCTCTATCGTACGAGCTTCGATCAGTTCTATCCGTTCGGCAGCCCTACGGGTTTTGCTGAGGTGAAGCCGAAGTTCTACTTCAGTCCTCGTATCTCCATTACGTATCCACTCACCGAACGTCAGAATTTCCAGCTCTCCTACGGTATCTATTATCAGGCACCACCATGGTCTGATTTCTATGATTCCTTCAATGCATTCCAGCTTCGCGGTTCCCAGTCTCTGGGTAATCCAAACATGGAAATGCAGCGGACAAACCAGTATCAGGTGGCATATAACCAACAGCTGACCGATGATCTTGCGGTTACCATCACGGGTTATTACAAGGACATCTATAATCAGTCTGGCCTTGCCTACGTCCGTGTTGCTCCAACGCCATTCTATCAGCAGGTATTGGCTGATTATGGAAATGCACGCGGTGTAGAGCTTACGTTCCAAAAGAGACTAACCGATAACTGGCAGTTCAACATCAACTACACATTGTCTTCAGCTACAGGAACGGCAAATAACAGCGCAACAACGGTCGCTCTTGACCCATATACGGGCAACCCTGCCTTCCCTGTAACAGACTTCCCGCTCAGCTTTGACCTACGCAACCGCGTGAACGGTCAGCTAGGATTCAGTTGGGGTAATGATGAAGGCCCGTCTATCGGCGGCATCACCTTCCTTGAGTATTTCACAATGAACGTCTCTGGTTCTTGGCAGACCGGTCTTCCATATACACCGGTCGACGCCCGTGGACAGGCGGCAGGTCAGATCAATTCGGCACGCTTCCCGGCAACGTGGAACACTGAGCTTCGTATCACACGTACAATTCCACTGGGTGATGTCCTCGGCGGGAATTCCGCGATCGATCTCACACTCGACGTAACGAATCTCTTGAACTTCACCGGTGCTGTATCCTACTACACAGCAACGGGAAGTCCGGACTATAACGGAACGACTCTGAACCGCCAACCATCAGACTTCCCGCAGGTAACGTATTACCGAGACGCGGACCCAGTGAACAAGGCTTCACTCGCCCCGTCTCAGTATGATCGTATCGGCAAGAGGCTTTATCAGCCACTCGTAGACTTCAACAACGATGGTCGTGTAACGAATGAAGAGACCTATCGCGGCTATCAAGAGTATGTGGCTGATGTTGTAGCACAGCGTGGCAACTATCAATTCCCGCGTACAGCGTACTTCGCTGTTGCATTCAGATTCTGA
- a CDS encoding insulinase family protein: MKTNTTSKAMYRIALLALSFFTVLSFEAGAQTSKKKSSKKAKKSTATQAPSSADETPKSEKLDPPDLNVRPNALPGTAFQFPEYKEFTLSNGLHVYLIENHEQPTLTFSLAIRGGDAYDPTGKEGTAAIAGDMLGKGTKSRTAQMIAETLDGVGAGISVSTAGESMTINASFLKRHTNTVLSILSEQLREPTFDEEELKKLKQQYQASVQSRRSRGMEIATALSRKVIYGMDNPLARRTSEKTIESVTREDVVTFHRDYIRPNSASIAIVGDITEKEARDLLKKYFTSWEKGTRPEVDFPKMTTEPAGVYFVPRKGSVQSTIIVSAAGPAVSSPDYDATDIMVSYVGGGFGSMLFNTLRETYSYTYSPFSTLTRGRRYNRIALGSEVRNAVTDSAITVIYRELRKLAGEGPEEAALKRRIASVVGGYQIAFERAGTVAAVLQNAWLSDISIDKVINHTSHIQALSEGDIQEAASRYLNMFNLRLIVVGSPDIRSKLEQFGPIKEFTLDLEPAKAAALEPVNLTAQQIVDKYVEAVGGRAAVDSVKNVVIKGTVEMKMQGRDMNGTFERTVSAPNKEMSVMDLGVMKQSQWINGTSAWVSMMNGPAGEQSKDESAKLILEARIFPFATILSDGYTVTVKGKRDGMILLEATSPFGRADRYFIDEKTMLVARLEKDEQTQQGILTTTEKYEDYTTVGGVKLPGVTHIQNSIYSMTMRSSYSVNAPITDALFTPPTK, encoded by the coding sequence ATGAAAACCAACACAACATCAAAAGCCATGTACCGAATCGCGTTGCTTGCTCTGAGTTTCTTTACTGTCCTCTCATTTGAAGCAGGCGCACAGACATCCAAGAAGAAATCTTCAAAGAAGGCAAAGAAATCGACTGCCACACAAGCCCCTTCTTCGGCTGATGAGACGCCGAAGTCAGAGAAGCTCGATCCGCCAGATCTGAACGTCAGACCAAATGCGCTCCCTGGTACGGCGTTTCAGTTCCCGGAGTACAAAGAATTCACCTTGTCAAACGGACTGCATGTGTATCTCATCGAGAACCATGAGCAGCCAACACTCACGTTCAGCCTTGCGATCCGAGGCGGCGATGCCTATGATCCGACGGGCAAGGAAGGCACTGCTGCGATTGCAGGCGACATGCTTGGTAAGGGCACGAAGAGCAGGACGGCGCAGATGATCGCTGAGACGCTCGATGGCGTAGGTGCCGGTATCTCGGTGTCCACTGCCGGTGAGTCGATGACCATCAATGCCTCGTTCCTGAAGCGCCACACAAACACGGTACTCTCGATCTTAAGCGAACAATTGCGCGAGCCTACGTTCGATGAAGAGGAGTTGAAGAAACTCAAGCAACAGTATCAGGCGAGCGTCCAGAGCAGACGGTCGCGTGGGATGGAGATCGCCACCGCGCTCTCGCGCAAGGTGATCTATGGAATGGACAATCCTCTTGCACGCCGCACCTCAGAGAAGACCATTGAGTCTGTTACTCGAGAAGATGTTGTGACCTTCCATCGTGACTACATCAGACCGAATTCTGCCTCAATCGCCATCGTTGGCGACATCACTGAGAAGGAAGCACGTGATCTTCTGAAGAAGTACTTCACCTCGTGGGAAAAAGGCACACGTCCGGAGGTGGATTTCCCGAAGATGACAACAGAGCCGGCAGGTGTCTACTTCGTGCCCCGCAAGGGTTCCGTTCAAAGTACGATCATCGTTAGTGCAGCAGGTCCAGCCGTTAGCTCGCCAGACTACGATGCTACTGACATCATGGTGAGTTACGTAGGAGGTGGCTTTGGCAGCATGCTGTTCAATACCTTGCGCGAGACGTACTCCTATACCTACTCACCGTTTTCGACGCTTACGCGCGGACGTCGTTACAATCGTATCGCACTTGGTTCGGAAGTGCGCAACGCTGTGACAGACTCGGCGATCACGGTGATCTATCGAGAGCTTCGCAAACTGGCCGGCGAAGGCCCGGAAGAGGCAGCGCTTAAACGTCGGATCGCCTCTGTGGTTGGTGGATATCAGATCGCCTTTGAGCGTGCTGGTACTGTAGCCGCGGTTCTTCAGAATGCTTGGTTGAGTGACATATCCATTGACAAGGTCATCAACCATACTTCGCATATTCAAGCGCTTTCTGAGGGTGACATTCAAGAGGCAGCAAGCAGATACCTCAACATGTTCAACCTGAGACTCATCGTTGTTGGCAGTCCGGACATACGATCAAAGCTGGAGCAGTTCGGTCCGATCAAAGAATTCACCCTCGATCTTGAACCTGCCAAGGCAGCAGCATTGGAGCCGGTGAACCTCACGGCACAACAGATCGTTGACAAATATGTTGAAGCCGTTGGTGGACGTGCTGCGGTTGACTCCGTAAAGAACGTAGTGATCAAGGGCACCGTTGAGATGAAGATGCAAGGTCGCGACATGAACGGAACCTTCGAACGCACCGTTTCGGCGCCGAATAAAGAGATGTCAGTGATGGATCTCGGCGTGATGAAGCAATCTCAATGGATCAACGGAACATCTGCATGGGTCTCCATGATGAATGGTCCGGCAGGGGAGCAGAGCAAGGACGAATCAGCCAAACTCATCCTTGAAGCGCGCATCTTCCCATTCGCTACCATCCTTTCCGATGGATACACGGTTACCGTGAAGGGCAAGCGCGATGGAATGATCCTTCTTGAGGCTACCAGTCCATTTGGTCGGGCAGATCGATATTTCATCGACGAGAAAACAATGTTGGTCGCGCGCCTTGAAAAGGACGAGCAGACACAACAGGGGATCCTCACCACGACAGAGAAGTACGAAGACTACACAACCGTTGGTGGTGTGAAGCTGCCGGGTGTTACACACATCCAGAACAGCATCTACTCCATGACGATGCGGTCTTCCTATTCCGTCAATGCACCGATCACCGATGCACTCTTCACTCCGCCAACGAAGTAA